One Picrophilus oshimae DSM 9789 genomic region harbors:
- a CDS encoding tRNA (cytidine(56)-2'-O)-methyltransferase encodes MITVLRIGHRPFRDKRITTHVALVARAFGASSIYIDTRDDELENTVKKVVDNFGGSFEVKTGIEWKSFMKKFHGTKVNLTMYGEPIEKRIDEIKSGDDILVLVGAEKVPIDAYLIADYNISVTNQPHSEVAALAIFLDRYFDGKELEKSYEGKINVVPMNHGKLVKYIPDEDQCLMILKSENADDLIIRHVETVYKVAMRMADCIPCDRRLVAAGALLHDIGRTKTNNIDHAIAGAEILKKKNIDDRIVRIVERHTGAGITSEEAQKLGLPVKDYVPETIEEKIVAHADNLVSMDRIINLKQLMDKYENKNLHDAALRIKKLHEELSKMCGRDLDDITKDL; translated from the coding sequence ATGATAACCGTACTTAGGATAGGACACAGGCCATTCCGTGATAAAAGGATAACAACGCACGTGGCGCTTGTTGCCAGGGCCTTTGGCGCATCGTCTATTTATATAGATACCAGGGACGATGAGCTTGAAAACACTGTAAAAAAGGTTGTTGACAACTTCGGTGGCTCCTTCGAAGTAAAAACCGGCATAGAATGGAAAAGCTTCATGAAAAAATTCCATGGCACAAAGGTGAATCTAACAATGTATGGTGAGCCCATCGAAAAGAGGATCGATGAGATAAAATCAGGGGATGACATACTTGTTTTGGTGGGTGCCGAGAAGGTTCCAATAGATGCATATCTCATTGCCGATTATAATATATCGGTAACAAACCAGCCACACAGCGAGGTTGCTGCCCTGGCAATCTTCCTTGACCGGTATTTTGATGGTAAGGAGCTGGAAAAATCATATGAGGGCAAAATAAATGTTGTACCTATGAATCATGGGAAGCTTGTCAAGTACATACCGGATGAGGATCAGTGTCTAATGATATTAAAATCAGAGAATGCTGACGATTTAATAATAAGGCATGTTGAAACTGTTTACAAGGTTGCGATGCGCATGGCAGATTGTATACCATGTGATAGAAGGCTTGTGGCTGCCGGTGCCCTTCTTCACGACATAGGCAGGACAAAAACAAATAATATAGATCATGCAATAGCAGGCGCAGAGATATTAAAGAAAAAGAATATTGATGATAGAATAGTAAGAATCGTCGAGAGGCATACCGGTGCAGGAATAACAAGTGAGGAGGCCCAGAAGCTTGGATTGCCGGTTAAGGACTATGTCCCGGAAACCATTGAGGAAAAGATCGTTGCACATGCCGATAACCTTGTATCAATGGATAGAATAATAAATTTAAAACAGCTCATGGATAAATACGAAAATAAAAATCTTCACGATGCAGCATTAAGAATAAAAAAACTTCATGAGGAACTATCAAAAATGTGCGGCAGGGATCTCGATGATATTACAAAAGACCTTTAA
- a CDS encoding ABC transporter permease family protein — protein sequence MKLSKIALKYIYTFLFTTAVLFIFIRSNSNIYIEKSFSLNYNYSIKSLGLKYPVPIQYFYYLKDIITGNLGYVNNPYYNGSFISAIHVFLPNTLFIIITSFIVSLILGYYIGIKISMSGFKFNISMILMPFFYVLTGLSILLIFGSILGVLPVKGTVSPLAFGPKNHWVIPYNNNIIVTYPTGSIIIDSIIHLSGPVFLSSILYFIMPFVTIVIPTMVYTASYVSMAVYNEIKRDYGMSLIIYSNSYKDMISKLRNNIRSKIISGIKRSFLLVVIGSIISGIIFSYQGMWSLLFYSSRYNYNAFSVSSSVLIFFIIIIIFYFIVDAYGGVYEI from the coding sequence ATGAAGCTTTCAAAAATTGCATTAAAATACATTTATACGTTTTTATTCACAACAGCAGTTTTATTTATATTTATCAGGTCAAATTCAAACATTTACATTGAAAAAAGCTTTTCATTGAATTATAATTATTCCATAAAAAGCCTTGGTTTAAAATATCCTGTTCCAATACAGTACTTTTATTATCTAAAGGATATAATAACAGGCAACCTGGGCTATGTAAATAATCCATACTATAATGGAAGCTTTATCTCGGCAATACATGTGTTTCTTCCAAACACATTATTTATAATTATAACATCATTTATTGTTTCATTAATTCTTGGATATTATATCGGCATTAAAATATCCATGTCCGGGTTTAAATTTAATATATCCATGATCCTAATGCCCTTTTTTTATGTCTTAACAGGGCTTTCCATTCTTTTAATCTTTGGCTCGATCCTTGGCGTGCTGCCCGTCAAGGGTACGGTATCACCACTGGCCTTTGGGCCAAAAAATCACTGGGTCATTCCATACAATAATAATATAATAGTTACATATCCAACCGGATCAATAATAATAGATTCAATCATTCACCTCTCAGGACCGGTTTTTTTAAGCTCAATACTCTATTTTATTATGCCGTTTGTTACTATTGTAATTCCAACAATGGTTTATACTGCATCATATGTATCCATGGCAGTTTACAATGAAATAAAAAGGGATTATGGCATGTCGCTTATTATATATTCAAACAGTTATAAGGACATGATATCAAAGCTTAGAAACAATATAAGAAGTAAAATTATTTCAGGCATAAAAAGATCATTCCTGCTTGTTGTTATAGGCTCAATTATATCTGGAATAATCTTTTCATATCAGGGCATGTGGTCATTACTTTTTTATTCTTCAAGGTATAACTACAATGCGTTTTCAGTTTCATCAAGCGTGCTAATTTTCTTCATTATTATAATAATATTCTATTTTATAGTTGATGCATACGGTGGTGTTTATGAGATATAA
- a CDS encoding M48 family metallopeptidase: protein MEKSERKNYLRESREVSYISLALLIISYIVISSIRFSFYLLSIMLIVSLLNFSIYFYMRYKIHARYHKNIDIQGYILEDNSWRYVLSLSVLLTIFIFLEYPFPFIRFYSFILIVNAFVITTWIVSLNGPIIGMLISRSDPLYEPFLYRAMELANAMNINVPDLYILDTRNRIANAFTVSRKESYVFITRLLMNILDVDEVTAVMAHEFAHIKLRHNLKTSIINFAVILFLINIALYGLTLDSFAGIMLPVISIIIYMFFTTFLLNYIKRRNEINADLTAIKYVNPDYLISALHKIENLEIFSRRISDIYLDHPSIDRRISIINRSRSS, encoded by the coding sequence ATGGAAAAATCTGAGAGAAAAAATTATTTAAGGGAGTCCAGGGAGGTATCATATATTTCGCTTGCGCTTTTAATAATATCATATATTGTAATTTCATCGATCAGGTTCAGCTTTTATTTGCTTTCAATAATGTTAATTGTCTCGCTATTAAATTTTTCAATATATTTTTACATGAGGTATAAAATACATGCCAGGTATCATAAAAACATCGATATCCAGGGATACATACTGGAGGATAATTCATGGCGCTATGTTCTCTCTTTATCTGTTCTGTTAACGATCTTTATCTTTCTTGAGTATCCATTTCCATTCATAAGATTCTATTCATTTATATTGATAGTAAACGCATTCGTAATAACAACATGGATTGTTTCATTAAATGGCCCGATAATAGGCATGCTAATATCAAGATCGGATCCGCTTTACGAGCCGTTTCTTTACAGGGCCATGGAGCTTGCAAATGCAATGAATATAAATGTTCCTGATCTTTACATACTTGATACAAGGAATAGAATAGCAAATGCCTTTACAGTCAGCAGGAAGGAATCATACGTTTTTATAACCAGGCTTTTAATGAACATACTTGATGTTGATGAGGTAACAGCTGTTATGGCTCATGAGTTTGCACATATAAAGCTAAGGCATAATTTAAAGACATCAATAATAAACTTTGCAGTAATATTATTTTTAATAAATATAGCACTCTATGGCCTAACACTGGATTCATTTGCCGGTATCATGCTTCCTGTTATATCAATAATAATATACATGTTTTTTACAACATTTTTATTGAATTATATAAAAAGAAGGAACGAAATAAACGCTGATCTTACAGCCATAAAATATGTTAATCCGGATTATTTAATAAGTGCGCTTCATAAGATAGAAAACCTTGAAATATTTAGCAGGAGAATAAGCGATATATACCTTGATCATCCGTCAATAGACAGGAGGATATCAATAATAAACAGATCAAGAAGCTCATAA
- a CDS encoding 16S rRNA (pseudouridine(914)-N(1))-methyltransferase Nep1, whose amino-acid sequence MLNIVIGDAELETIPDEMRNDPVLRRMANKNKKDINYMLLDSNYMHSIIERYYPGKSNRFGRPDIIYIFLEVALESILNKSGNLRIFIHTKRNKVIEINPEVRLPKSYNRFQGLIEDLFRKNRIVYNGNTLLDMYDMDLLSLLSRFNNVIVLSPHGEKNRLNNIISDDVCFLIGGFSEGDYITDVYKKYKSYSIFNEELTIWSVGMEVITEYERFKGLL is encoded by the coding sequence ATGCTCAATATCGTTATAGGTGATGCCGAGCTTGAAACAATACCAGATGAAATGAGGAATGACCCAGTGCTTAGAAGGATGGCAAATAAAAATAAGAAGGATATAAATTATATGCTTCTGGATTCAAATTACATGCACAGCATTATTGAAAGGTACTACCCTGGAAAATCAAACAGGTTTGGCAGGCCTGATATAATATACATATTCCTTGAGGTTGCACTGGAATCAATCCTGAACAAGTCAGGTAATCTAAGAATATTTATACATACAAAGAGAAATAAGGTCATAGAGATAAATCCTGAGGTAAGGCTTCCAAAATCATATAATAGATTCCAGGGGCTCATTGAGGATCTGTTTAGAAAGAACAGGATTGTATACAATGGAAACACACTTTTAGATATGTATGACATGGATCTTTTAAGCCTGCTATCAAGATTCAATAACGTTATAGTTCTATCACCGCATGGCGAAAAGAATAGATTGAACAATATTATTTCAGATGATGTTTGCTTTCTCATAGGCGGATTCTCTGAGGGCGATTACATAACTGATGTCTATAAAAAATATAAATCATATTCAATATTCAACGAGGAGCTTACGATATGGTCAGTGGGCATGGAGGTAATAACCGAATATGAAAGATTTAAAGGTCTTTTGTAA
- a CDS encoding ABC transporter substrate-binding protein — protein sequence MYDIPEPEVGPERPRSKAAKWYAMIVVIIVIISAFGIISLDHPAFPRPYISASYSRDASIGLPYTITVKTSSPFKNITVFWGDGTYNTIYYSGSDVFKISHIYKYPGEYYIYYTGNFTNGFYNGNKSLIPVYIPFKNTSNISAQGILSIIYNRNNHVELSATTTGNPVNKNYSVIYQSITLFKNGSYLNKYNLTYVYNESLGYYTPLNNTLYLDLKNGYYNAYLSTTSGEIIKSVNYYKIYAVNTRLNGLVYNNASNISSLYYINGTAVYKNNTCARMAGNGSFYYSGGIDIKNDIVYIYNGTTINGNLSMDIIGSTRISNRTITGNFSTNNKIKFDSGTLAVIKDLSGKLSGNIFLFNGDKFKILNNTMVSFNNDNITYMNSSYINYNKSHAVKYVYKYYYKISGYKNETKTGYYLDFFVGNSSISSNYMGYSITYGAVSPYNNLDPQLASSPADLEILYNTYSTLVSDINGTYVPDLAEYLPAPGHGISGNYTNYTFKIRPDAQFQNGSRVTPWDVMYSIARDILLSNRTGSPGWIVADYLLGNYNDHNFYNITGAITINNLTDEVTFHFKQPISPERAFMIFSSPGTFIIDPQWLKSINASFAWSPSGFSNYSKYYNKTIKSVFSDGPYEVYYSIPDYKIVLIKNPYYIGSKINENAPYIVRIVYEDSESDLYQSIRSNETQIIETSYYTGTMYNISAGSFVNIISFSDNVNGTLLSRYSYYNFPLNIFSNYYARNMIYSIYLYTVTHDKSYLNESKNDWSYIVKLDKNITYASGIYLYNGKKIVIPVFSGYSQPDTELTYISGYLSDIIKGGSFPIIPVPSSYIYSNNSYMPLYDISIYNTTEDITGMVINHLKSMNLNSTEIKMIYNISRDYMKNINNYPLIKNMSYQYNLFIISKSYRSNIIYNPHYSLNDACNGYIIYFNYVS from the coding sequence ATGTATGACATACCAGAACCGGAGGTTGGCCCTGAAAGGCCCAGATCGAAAGCAGCCAAATGGTATGCCATGATCGTTGTCATTATAGTTATAATTTCAGCTTTTGGTATAATATCACTTGATCACCCTGCATTTCCAAGGCCATATATCAGTGCAAGCTATTCCAGGGATGCATCCATTGGCCTGCCATACACAATAACGGTAAAAACGAGCTCGCCATTTAAAAATATAACAGTATTCTGGGGTGATGGTACATACAACACGATTTATTATTCAGGATCTGATGTATTTAAAATATCGCATATCTATAAATATCCCGGTGAGTATTATATATATTATACAGGAAACTTCACAAATGGATTTTATAATGGTAATAAAAGTTTGATTCCGGTTTACATACCGTTTAAAAACACATCAAATATAAGCGCACAGGGCATACTTTCAATTATATATAACAGGAACAATCATGTCGAATTATCTGCCACAACCACGGGAAACCCTGTTAATAAAAACTATTCAGTTATTTATCAATCAATAACATTGTTTAAAAATGGGTCCTACCTTAATAAATACAATTTAACATACGTTTACAATGAATCATTGGGCTATTACACGCCTTTAAACAATACATTATACCTTGATCTTAAAAATGGCTATTATAACGCATATCTATCCACAACGTCCGGAGAGATCATCAAGAGCGTTAATTATTATAAAATTTATGCGGTCAATACAAGACTAAACGGCCTTGTTTATAACAATGCAAGTAACATTTCTTCGTTATATTACATAAATGGCACGGCAGTTTATAAAAATAACACCTGCGCCCGCATGGCCGGTAATGGATCATTTTACTATTCCGGTGGCATTGATATAAAAAATGACATAGTTTATATATACAACGGCACAACGATAAATGGAAATCTATCAATGGATATTATAGGTTCCACAAGAATATCAAACAGGACCATAACGGGAAACTTCTCAACGAATAATAAAATTAAATTCGATTCAGGCACACTTGCCGTTATAAAAGATCTTTCAGGAAAATTATCTGGAAATATCTTCCTTTTTAATGGCGATAAATTTAAGATTCTTAATAATACAATGGTATCATTCAACAATGACAATATAACATATATGAACAGCTCATATATAAATTATAATAAAAGCCATGCGGTAAAATACGTTTATAAATATTATTATAAGATATCCGGATACAAGAATGAGACAAAAACAGGCTATTACCTGGACTTCTTTGTTGGAAACAGCTCTATATCAAGCAATTACATGGGATATTCAATAACCTATGGTGCTGTATCACCATATAATAACCTGGACCCACAGCTTGCATCATCACCTGCTGACCTGGAGATACTTTACAATACGTACAGCACTCTTGTTTCAGATATAAATGGAACCTATGTACCGGATCTTGCAGAGTATCTGCCTGCTCCGGGCCATGGCATCTCTGGCAATTACACAAATTACACGTTTAAAATAAGACCGGATGCCCAGTTCCAGAATGGCTCAAGGGTGACGCCGTGGGATGTTATGTACTCAATTGCAAGGGATATTTTATTATCAAACAGAACGGGTTCACCTGGATGGATCGTGGCAGATTATCTTCTTGGAAATTACAATGACCATAATTTCTATAATATAACTGGTGCTATTACAATAAACAATTTAACAGATGAGGTGACATTTCATTTCAAACAGCCCATAAGCCCGGAAAGGGCCTTCATGATATTCTCATCTCCCGGAACTTTTATAATTGATCCTCAATGGTTAAAATCAATAAACGCATCCTTTGCATGGTCCCCTTCAGGATTTAGCAACTACTCAAAATATTATAATAAAACAATAAAAAGCGTCTTTTCAGACGGCCCTTATGAGGTATACTATTCAATACCGGATTACAAGATTGTCCTAATAAAAAATCCATATTACATAGGTAGCAAGATCAATGAGAATGCCCCATACATTGTAAGGATTGTCTACGAGGATTCCGAGTCTGATCTTTATCAGTCAATAAGAAGCAACGAGACGCAGATAATAGAGACCAGCTATTATACAGGCACAATGTACAACATATCTGCAGGAAGCTTTGTTAACATAATCTCATTTTCGGATAATGTAAATGGAACGTTGCTTTCAAGGTATTCATACTATAATTTTCCATTGAATATATTTTCAAACTACTATGCAAGGAACATGATATACTCAATATATTTATACACGGTTACACATGATAAATCATACCTGAATGAATCTAAAAACGACTGGTCTTACATTGTAAAATTGGATAAAAATATAACATATGCTTCAGGCATTTATCTTTACAATGGAAAAAAGATTGTAATACCAGTATTTTCAGGTTATTCACAGCCTGATACGGAACTTACATACATAAGTGGTTACCTTTCAGATATCATTAAGGGCGGTTCGTTCCCAATAATTCCCGTTCCATCATCATATATATATTCAAATAATAGCTACATGCCGTTATATGATATTTCGATTTACAATACAACGGAAGACATTACAGGCATGGTAATAAACCATCTAAAATCAATGAATCTAAACAGTACAGAAATTAAAATGATATATAATATAAGCAGGGATTACATGAAAAATATTAATAATTATCCTTTAATAAAAAATATGTCATATCAATATAATTTATTCATTATTTCAAAGAGCTACAGGAGTAATATAATATACAATCCGCATTACAGCTTAAATGATGCCTGCAATGGTTACATAATATATTTCAACTATGTATCATGA
- a CDS encoding ArsR family transcriptional regulator, translating into MASRIKVVNDVGELVTIFHAADTDVKRKLLLDLSTGWITMQQIEEKYGADGKKALLYLDKIKLIETQWTTGSSGPEKAYHTYYSSVQINLIGSMSDLSDIIYATTMSYDELTNYENRIISMMENNSIFIGDVIDRLGISQTFLKGIINRSSILQIKGYKIEKVADI; encoded by the coding sequence ATGGCAAGCAGAATTAAGGTTGTTAATGACGTTGGAGAACTTGTTACAATATTCCATGCGGCTGATACTGATGTAAAGAGAAAATTATTGCTTGATCTTTCAACTGGCTGGATAACCATGCAGCAGATAGAGGAAAAATACGGTGCCGATGGTAAAAAAGCACTTTTATATCTTGACAAGATAAAGTTAATAGAAACGCAGTGGACCACTGGCAGCAGCGGCCCGGAGAAGGCGTATCATACATACTATTCAAGCGTCCAGATTAATTTAATAGGCTCAATGTCCGATCTCTCTGATATTATATATGCGACCACCATGAGCTATGATGAATTAACAAACTATGAAAACAGGATCATCTCAATGATGGAGAACAACAGCATCTTTATCGGTGATGTTATAGACAGGCTTGGCATTTCACAGACGTTTCTAAAGGGCATTATAAACAGATCTTCAATATTGCAAATAAAGGGATATAAAATAGAAAAGGTGGCTGACATTTAA
- a CDS encoding TIGR00304 family membrane protein: MNYIKAGLALIFSGFLLFIILAIFGLVKLGLFLVFPFAISTSVLSIIPFLLIFIGFIMIFFYPFVNDYRYNDYKYYEYQDEYDHEDSKNEYNKDDYKESSKKYSGFLLIGPVPIIFGNDRRLVYISIIIAVLIIIFYFILILAHLL, from the coding sequence ATGAACTACATTAAGGCAGGACTTGCTTTAATATTCTCTGGCTTTCTGTTGTTTATAATCCTTGCCATTTTTGGTCTTGTAAAGCTTGGATTATTTCTCGTCTTCCCATTTGCAATAAGCACCAGCGTGCTTTCAATAATACCATTTTTGTTAATCTTTATAGGCTTTATAATGATCTTTTTTTATCCCTTTGTTAACGATTACAGATATAATGATTATAAATACTATGAATACCAGGATGAATATGACCATGAAGACAGCAAAAATGAATATAATAAAGACGATTATAAAGAAAGCAGCAAAAAATATTCTGGATTTCTATTGATAGGGCCTGTGCCAATAATATTCGGCAACGATAGGAGGCTTGTCTACATCTCAATAATCATAGCTGTATTAATAATAATCTTTTATTTTATACTCATACTTGCTCATCTGTTATAA
- a CDS encoding transcriptional regulator: protein MNDYSIFKEVKDDIDTLRRHILIIRTLLMEQPQGIIKMSQETGIPEHKIRHSLRILEREGIIEASREGAILTSSFMENKRKVIESGKKALDEFNDLYKELKNLLENQ, encoded by the coding sequence ATGAATGATTATTCAATATTCAAAGAGGTAAAGGACGATATAGACACGCTTAGAAGGCACATACTAATAATAAGGACACTTTTAATGGAGCAGCCACAGGGCATTATTAAGATGTCCCAGGAGACAGGCATACCGGAGCATAAGATAAGACACTCATTGCGCATTCTGGAACGCGAGGGTATTATCGAGGCCTCAAGGGAGGGTGCAATACTAACATCATCGTTTATGGAAAATAAACGCAAGGTTATTGAATCAGGAAAGAAGGCACTGGATGAATTCAATGATCTATACAAGGAGCTTAAGAACCTTCTTGAAAACCAATGA
- a CDS encoding GNAT family N-acetyltransferase has product MIWKRHLESKDYIIREANPRDARQIIDCMQSVMDEKIYLVGEYYLLTERGEQERLKNPDELTLVCEINNKIVGVLTLQRGFYKKNRHTANLGIAIMSGYRGIGIGTRMIRQALEWAMDHGIEKVNLEVFSSNKNAISLYKHLGFEIEGIRKNQFIINGSYVDDILMTIYTSESMKN; this is encoded by the coding sequence ATGATATGGAAGAGGCATTTAGAATCAAAGGACTATATAATACGCGAGGCAAATCCAAGGGACGCAAGGCAGATAATTGACTGCATGCAGAGTGTTATGGATGAAAAGATTTACCTTGTTGGCGAGTACTATCTGCTGACGGAGCGAGGCGAGCAGGAGCGTTTAAAAAATCCAGATGAGCTGACACTTGTATGCGAAATAAACAATAAAATCGTCGGTGTTCTGACGCTTCAAAGGGGTTTTTATAAAAAGAACAGGCATACTGCAAATCTTGGCATAGCGATAATGTCAGGATACCGCGGCATTGGCATAGGTACAAGGATGATAAGGCAGGCACTGGAATGGGCCATGGATCACGGCATAGAAAAGGTAAACCTGGAGGTTTTTTCATCGAACAAAAATGCAATAAGCCTTTATAAGCACCTTGGCTTTGAAATCGAGGGTATAAGGAAAAACCAGTTCATAATAAATGGCTCATATGTGGATGACATACTGATGACAATTTACACCTCGGAGTCCATGAAAAACTGA
- a CDS encoding coiled-coil protein encodes MTDLLEEFESKRESLRAEVEEHIKRRDAANEEAQKFAKKRDELNARTHELREEAKKKIAEKNDLIEKIKKLREEKEAHYRELSRLREEYKKLKASAVQKINTKDIKSKERELQYLEKKQQTTELSKEDENKIITEIRRLTNEIKRMKAERDDELLKNTDIKEITQKINEERKAGEDYKKQIEEISNRISELSEQITSELQVLDNVRKEADENHEQFVKYNQEAEKEHQAFIKAKNDLRDLEKAISALRNKNRSTRKKEKENELQQKASELFERFKNGEQLTTEDLLILQKAGFL; translated from the coding sequence ATGACCGACCTTCTGGAAGAATTTGAAAGTAAGCGAGAAAGCTTAAGAGCCGAGGTAGAAGAGCATATAAAGAGGCGCGATGCAGCAAACGAAGAGGCGCAGAAGTTTGCGAAGAAACGCGACGAATTGAATGCAAGGACGCACGAGCTCAGGGAAGAGGCAAAGAAAAAGATAGCCGAAAAGAACGATCTAATAGAGAAGATCAAGAAGCTGCGAGAGGAAAAGGAGGCACATTACAGGGAGCTCTCCAGGCTTAGGGAGGAATACAAAAAACTAAAGGCCAGCGCCGTGCAGAAAATAAACACAAAGGATATAAAATCAAAGGAACGTGAACTGCAGTACCTTGAAAAGAAGCAGCAGACAACGGAATTATCAAAGGAGGACGAAAACAAGATTATAACCGAGATCAGAAGGCTTACAAATGAAATAAAGAGAATGAAGGCAGAGCGCGATGACGAGCTTCTAAAAAACACCGATATAAAGGAGATTACACAGAAAATAAACGAGGAGAGAAAAGCCGGCGAGGATTACAAAAAGCAAATAGAGGAGATATCAAACAGGATATCCGAGCTGAGCGAGCAGATAACATCTGAGCTGCAGGTTCTTGACAACGTAAGAAAAGAGGCAGATGAAAACCACGAACAGTTCGTTAAATACAATCAGGAGGCAGAAAAAGAACATCAGGCATTTATAAAGGCCAAGAACGATCTAAGGGACCTTGAAAAGGCAATATCCGCCCTGAGAAATAAAAACAGGAGCACCAGAAAGAAGGAAAAGGAAAATGAACTCCAGCAGAAGGCATCCGAGCTCTTCGAAAGGTTCAAGAATGGTGAGCAGCTCACAACCGAGGATCTGCTCATACTTCAAAAAGCTGGTTTTCTTTGA
- a CDS encoding sugar phosphate nucleotidyltransferase: MSLKAVVMAGGKGTRLRPITYSIPKPLVPIAGKPCVSYLMDSFYDAGIKDAIVTTGYKFESLINGIIEAKKPDQNVLFSVEREPAGTAGSVKLISNFIDDTIVVGSGDILYDFDIKSIIDFHKKKNASVTIVLTRVDDPSQFGIVDLKDDVITRFLEKPAAGEAFSNIVNAGIYVIEPEVLKYIDKIPFDFAKELFPRLMRHGTPIYGYLGNGTWLDTGRPNDLIKGNQIMVNKYGFKYDSKNITGKNIIKTTSDLSDDIIDSSYIGTNLQIGKNTVIKGSAIYNGVVLGNNVHIEDSIIMDASRIMDNTVIKKSVIMRNCVIGEDSEIIESVISPDLDLHGKSRVYNVSLASKIITDEQV, from the coding sequence ATGAGTTTAAAGGCTGTTGTTATGGCTGGCGGCAAGGGCACAAGGCTAAGACCAATAACATATTCAATACCAAAGCCACTTGTGCCAATAGCTGGAAAACCATGTGTTAGCTATTTAATGGATTCATTTTATGATGCAGGTATAAAGGATGCAATAGTAACGACTGGCTACAAGTTTGAATCACTGATAAACGGTATAATAGAGGCAAAAAAACCAGATCAGAACGTATTATTTTCAGTTGAGAGGGAGCCGGCCGGCACCGCAGGCAGTGTAAAGCTCATATCAAATTTTATTGATGACACAATAGTTGTTGGCAGCGGTGATATATTATACGATTTTGATATAAAGAGTATAATAGATTTCCATAAAAAAAAGAATGCCAGCGTCACAATAGTTCTTACAAGGGTCGATGACCCAAGCCAGTTTGGAATCGTTGACCTAAAGGATGATGTAATAACCAGATTCCTTGAAAAACCGGCCGCAGGTGAGGCATTTTCAAATATAGTAAATGCTGGAATATACGTTATAGAACCTGAGGTATTAAAATACATAGATAAAATCCCATTTGATTTTGCAAAGGAGCTCTTTCCAAGATTGATGCGCCATGGAACGCCGATCTATGGGTATCTTGGAAACGGTACATGGCTTGATACAGGAAGGCCAAATGATCTTATAAAGGGAAACCAGATCATGGTTAACAAATACGGTTTTAAATACGATTCGAAAAACATCACCGGTAAAAATATAATAAAAACCACATCAGATCTGTCAGATGATATTATTGATTCATCGTATATAGGCACAAACCTGCAGATAGGCAAAAATACCGTTATAAAAGGTTCTGCAATATACAACGGTGTTGTTTTGGGCAACAATGTTCACATAGAGGATTCAATAATAATGGATGCAAGCAGGATCATGGACAATACCGTGATAAAAAAATCGGTTATAATGAGGAACTGCGTAATAGGAGAGGATTCTGAAATCATTGAAAGCGTCATATCACCGGATCTTGATCTGCATGGAAAATCCAGGGTTTATAATGTTTCACTTGCATCAAAGATTATAACAGATGAGCAAGTATGA